A single region of the Sphaeramia orbicularis chromosome 6, fSphaOr1.1, whole genome shotgun sequence genome encodes:
- the LOC115421222 gene encoding small acidic protein-like, translating to MSSTEDRHGTKRPASPTEDGSTQWASADLGSDERKQKFLRLMGAGKKEHTGRLVIGDHKSTSHVRSGLEDRHINQQLEQQYQQGMDGKLSGRNRRHCGLGFSESEPDPPPSAPVDTQTTPADPHETDSDKDQTGDQNQSSDPEGPDLTSDQPKPASDSRTDQRKHTYKMAFVKST from the exons ATGAGTTCTACAGAGGACCGACACGGAACCAAGAGACCCGCCTCTCCGACGGAG GATGGGTCGACCCAGTGGGCCTCAGCTGATCTGGGAAGCGATGAGAGGAAGCAGAAGTTTCTGCGTCTGATGGGAGCGGGAAAG AAGGAACACACAGGACGTCTGGTCATCGGCGACCACAAGTCCACGTCCCACGTCCGCAGCG GACTAGAGGACCGGCACATCAACCAGCAGCTGGAGCAGCAGTACCAGCAGGGAATGGACGGGAAGCTGTCGGGACGGAACCGCCGCCACTGTGGGCTGGGCTTCAGCGAG TCTGAACCGGATCCTCCTCCCTCGGCACCGGTCGACACCCAGACCACACCCGCTGATCCACATGAAACCGACAGTGACAAAGACCagactggagaccagaaccaAAGTTCAGACCCTGAAGGTCCGGATCTGACCTCGGATCAGCCCAAACCCGCCTCCGACAGCAGAACCGACCAACGCAAACACACCTACA